From Alienimonas californiensis, a single genomic window includes:
- a CDS encoding response regulator, with amino-acid sequence MLRPSRTAGASRQIERKRLRRRIDRRVELMTARLARRIDRPFATLMPLQWLACVVIAVWICPHPYQDTPAEIAAAGPNPQLFAAALGGGLIALIPMVLIATRPGKPITRHVIGVAQVCFSALLIYETGGRIETHFHIYLSLAFLAAYRDWRALALPTALVLANHYVAGRLWPEVLYGTPNPSPWTWAEHAFWLLFTDAVLVIGCLRGTAETRRIAAAVAREKAALRVAAAERDAATAADQAKSAFLANMSHEIRTPLNAILGFTDILRAGECPPAERDEHLDTIRGSGDHLLSLINDILDLSKVESGRMTFEHVECDPNAILAGVLSGMRVVAAEKGLSLESRWRGPVPRTIVSDPARLRQVLLNLVGNAVKFTSEGGVRLAAEVVPARDGRGYLLGVDVFDTGEGIAPEKLDCIFDPFTQADVSVTRRHGGTGLGLSISRQIAEHLGGGIVAASRCGAGSLFRVTVAAGDLEGVEWIDCAQSGTPAEAVGSDAGPSCPLPQPIQPDARILLVDDGDVNRRLIRVVLGRAGLVPDEATNGRAALDRALAARRAGRGYDLILMDMQMPVMDGYAAATRMREEGLTAPIVALTAHAMSGDRAKCVAAGCTEYLSKPVRPTDLLVLLGELIPAATPADAAPPTLQAPVATLAAPVAAESSVALSPVAPAPTAPVLGPIHEDEDAADEVRPPGCELDEDDSDLWPIAAEFLASLPHRLQECRSLLDAGDAAGLCDAAHKLAGTAGTLGYPRFTAPAAALEAAAEARRDEAELLRLVADLNDLSAALQISAPHVAAPAPAAAGA; translated from the coding sequence ATGCTCCGCCCGTCCCGCACCGCAGGCGCCTCCCGGCAGATCGAGCGGAAACGCTTGCGCCGGCGCATCGACCGTCGGGTCGAGCTGATGACGGCCCGGCTGGCCCGGCGGATCGACCGGCCCTTCGCCACGCTGATGCCGCTCCAGTGGCTCGCCTGCGTGGTCATCGCGGTCTGGATCTGCCCGCACCCCTACCAGGACACGCCGGCGGAGATCGCAGCGGCGGGGCCGAACCCGCAGTTGTTCGCCGCGGCCCTCGGCGGTGGGTTGATCGCCCTGATCCCGATGGTGCTGATCGCCACGCGGCCGGGGAAACCGATCACCCGCCACGTCATCGGCGTGGCTCAGGTGTGCTTCAGCGCCCTGCTGATCTACGAGACCGGCGGTCGGATCGAGACGCATTTCCACATCTACCTCTCGCTGGCGTTCCTCGCCGCGTACCGCGACTGGCGGGCGCTGGCCCTGCCGACCGCCCTAGTGCTGGCCAATCACTACGTCGCCGGGCGGCTGTGGCCGGAAGTGCTCTACGGCACCCCGAACCCCAGCCCCTGGACCTGGGCCGAACACGCCTTCTGGCTGCTGTTCACGGACGCGGTGCTGGTGATCGGCTGCCTGCGTGGCACCGCGGAAACCCGCCGGATCGCCGCCGCCGTCGCCCGGGAGAAGGCCGCCCTGCGGGTGGCCGCCGCCGAGCGCGACGCCGCCACCGCCGCGGACCAGGCGAAAAGCGCCTTTCTGGCCAATATGAGCCACGAGATTCGCACGCCGCTGAACGCGATCCTCGGCTTCACCGACATCCTCCGCGCCGGCGAATGCCCCCCCGCGGAGCGCGACGAGCACCTCGACACGATTCGCGGCAGCGGCGACCACCTGCTGTCGCTCATCAACGATATTCTCGACCTGTCCAAGGTGGAGAGCGGTCGGATGACGTTCGAGCACGTCGAGTGCGATCCGAACGCGATCCTCGCCGGGGTGCTCAGCGGGATGCGGGTCGTGGCGGCGGAGAAGGGGCTGTCGCTGGAATCCCGCTGGCGGGGGCCGGTTCCGCGGACAATCGTCTCCGATCCGGCCCGCCTGCGTCAGGTTCTGCTGAATCTGGTGGGGAACGCGGTCAAGTTCACGTCGGAGGGCGGCGTGCGGCTGGCGGCGGAGGTCGTGCCGGCCCGCGACGGCCGCGGCTACCTGCTGGGGGTCGACGTCTTCGACACCGGTGAGGGCATCGCCCCGGAGAAGCTCGACTGCATCTTCGACCCGTTCACGCAGGCCGACGTCAGCGTGACCCGCCGACACGGCGGCACCGGACTGGGGCTGTCGATCAGCCGACAGATCGCCGAGCACCTGGGCGGCGGCATCGTCGCGGCCAGCCGTTGCGGCGCGGGCAGCCTGTTCCGGGTGACCGTCGCCGCCGGCGACCTGGAGGGGGTCGAGTGGATCGACTGCGCCCAAAGCGGCACCCCCGCCGAAGCCGTCGGCAGCGATGCGGGACCCTCCTGTCCGCTGCCGCAACCGATCCAGCCGGACGCCCGCATCCTGCTGGTGGACGACGGCGACGTGAACCGCCGCCTGATCCGAGTGGTGCTCGGCCGCGCCGGCCTCGTGCCGGACGAGGCGACGAACGGACGGGCCGCGCTGGACCGGGCCCTCGCCGCCCGTCGCGCCGGCCGTGGTTACGACCTGATCCTCATGGACATGCAGATGCCCGTGATGGACGGCTACGCGGCCGCCACCCGCATGCGTGAGGAAGGTCTGACGGCGCCGATCGTCGCCCTCACCGCCCACGCGATGTCCGGCGACCGGGCGAAATGCGTCGCCGCCGGGTGCACGGAATATCTATCCAAGCCGGTCCGCCCCACGGATCTGCTGGTGCTGCTCGGCGAGTTGATCCCGGCAGCCACGCCCGCCGACGCCGCCCCCCCGACTCTCCAGGCGCCCGTCGCAACGCTGGCCGCGCCGGTCGCCGCCGAATCGTCGGTCGCTCTGTCGCCCGTCGCCCCGGCGCCGACCGCCCCGGTTCTTGGTCCAATCCATGAGGACGAGGACGCCGCGGACGAGGTGCGTCCGCCCGGCTGCGAGTTGGACGAGGATGACAGCGATTTGTGGCCGATCGCCGCGGAGTTCCTCGCCTCCCTGCCGCACCGATTGCAGGAGTGCCGCTCGCTGCTCGACGCCGGCGACGCCGCGGGGCTGTGTGACGCCGCCCACAAGCTGGCCGGCACCGCGGGCACGCTCGGCTACCCGCGGTTCACCGCCCCCGCCGCCGCGCTGGAGGCCGCCGCGGAGGCCCGTCGGGACGAAGCGGAGTTGCTGCGGCTCGTCGCGGACCTGAACGACCTGTCCGCCGCCCTCCAAATCTCCGCCCCGCACGTCGCGGCCCCCGCCCCCGCAGCCGCCGGCGCGTGA
- a CDS encoding NfeD family protein, producing the protein MDPGHYALLLLAVGLAVLVVEVFVPSGGLLAALSMCCLAGSLFCAVWEWWGENMLAFWAYIGCTAVLIPATLGGSFYMLPRTEFGRRLLQEAPTPEETASFTEERAALAAAVGRRGKTLTLHNPGGLVEVDGARFHAEARGPMLDAGEPIEVVGTRGNRLLVRYAKDDVPPILQEIDDAPPAGTPPGEPRRAENPVPPVIDPDPDRPGGHIDAHAPVGYAHESPPEKSPPTDLEEVSSPDDMTSGDAKRPGTAATKDQAVSNRNDEVADPFAADAEREGIK; encoded by the coding sequence ATGGACCCCGGCCACTATGCCCTCCTGCTGTTGGCGGTGGGGCTGGCCGTGCTGGTCGTCGAGGTGTTCGTCCCGAGCGGCGGCCTGCTGGCGGCGCTGTCGATGTGCTGCCTGGCGGGCAGCCTGTTCTGTGCGGTCTGGGAGTGGTGGGGCGAAAACATGCTCGCCTTCTGGGCCTACATCGGCTGCACCGCGGTGCTGATCCCCGCGACGCTGGGGGGCTCATTCTACATGCTGCCGAGGACGGAGTTCGGCCGCCGCCTGCTGCAGGAAGCGCCGACGCCGGAGGAAACCGCCTCCTTCACCGAGGAACGGGCGGCCCTCGCCGCGGCGGTCGGCCGCCGCGGCAAGACGCTCACCCTGCACAACCCCGGGGGGCTGGTGGAGGTCGACGGTGCCCGCTTCCACGCGGAGGCCCGCGGCCCGATGCTCGACGCCGGCGAGCCGATCGAGGTCGTCGGGACCCGCGGCAACCGCCTGCTGGTCCGGTACGCAAAGGACGACGTCCCGCCGATCCTGCAAGAGATCGACGACGCCCCCCCCGCGGGCACGCCGCCGGGCGAACCGCGGCGGGCGGAGAACCCCGTCCCCCCGGTGATCGACCCGGACCCGGACCGACCCGGCGGGCATATCGACGCCCACGCCCCGGTCGGCTACGCCCACGAATCGCCCCCGGAGAAGTCGCCGCCGACCGATCTGGAGGAGGTCTCCTCCCCGGACGACATGACCTCCGGAGACGCGAAGCGGCCGGGGACCGCGGCGACGAAAGATCAGGCGGTCAGCAACCGCAACGACGAGGTCGCCGACCCGTTCGCCGCCGACGCGGAGCGGGAAGGGATCAAGTGA
- the floA gene encoding flotillin-like protein FloA (flotillin-like protein involved in membrane lipid rafts): MTASAFPAVSVAVVPSAAVPAPGLLPPLAQDGDGWQLLVIGGLLVLLLVGLVAFAVLARYLGLWVQCKLTGTRIGLWDLVMMSVRKVNPTVITRSLIMATQAGLLRDYSLTRKQLEAHYLANGNVPNVIKSLIAAQRANLSMDWNIAAAIDLAGRDVLDAVRTSVYPKVIDCPDPKKKAGTLDAVAADGIQLKARARVTVRTNIAQLIGGATEETIIARVGQGIVQAIGSSASYENVLENPDGISRIVLNQGLEANTAYEIVSIDIADIDVGENIGARLAADQAEADMRVAQAKAEERRAEASAVEQEHVASVQENRAKVVLAEAEVPKAISEAFRAGRLGLMDYYELKNVQADTKMRSAIAGEGAKPNAIMQP, from the coding sequence ATGACCGCATCCGCGTTCCCCGCCGTCTCCGTCGCGGTCGTTCCCAGCGCAGCCGTCCCCGCCCCGGGTCTCCTACCGCCGCTGGCGCAGGACGGGGACGGTTGGCAGCTCCTCGTCATCGGGGGGTTGCTCGTACTGCTGCTGGTGGGGCTCGTCGCCTTCGCCGTGCTGGCCCGCTACCTCGGCCTGTGGGTGCAGTGCAAGCTGACCGGCACCCGCATCGGCCTGTGGGATCTGGTAATGATGAGCGTGCGGAAGGTGAACCCCACGGTCATCACCCGCTCCCTGATCATGGCCACCCAGGCCGGGCTGCTACGGGACTACAGCCTGACCCGCAAGCAACTGGAGGCCCACTACCTGGCGAACGGCAACGTGCCGAACGTCATTAAGAGCCTGATCGCCGCCCAGCGGGCGAACCTGTCGATGGACTGGAACATCGCCGCCGCGATCGACCTCGCCGGCCGCGACGTGCTGGACGCCGTGCGGACCAGCGTTTACCCCAAGGTCATCGACTGCCCGGACCCCAAAAAGAAGGCCGGTACCCTCGACGCCGTCGCCGCGGACGGCATTCAGCTCAAGGCCCGGGCCCGGGTGACGGTCCGGACGAACATCGCCCAGCTCATCGGCGGGGCGACGGAGGAGACGATCATCGCCCGCGTGGGGCAGGGCATCGTGCAGGCGATCGGCTCCAGCGCCTCCTACGAAAACGTGCTGGAGAACCCGGACGGCATCAGCCGGATCGTGCTGAACCAGGGGCTCGAAGCGAACACGGCCTACGAGATCGTCTCGATCGACATCGCCGACATCGACGTCGGCGAGAACATCGGCGCCCGCCTCGCCGCCGACCAGGCGGAGGCGGATATGCGGGTCGCCCAGGCCAAGGCCGAGGAACGCCGGGCCGAGGCCAGCGCCGTCGAGCAGGAACACGTCGCCAGCGTGCAGGAGAACCGGGCCAAGGTCGTGCTGGCCGAGGCCGAGGTGCCCAAGGCGATCAGCGAGGCGTTCCGCGCCGGCCGGCTCGGGCTGATGGACTATTACGAACTGAAAAACGTCCAGGCGGACACCAAGATGCGGTCCGCGATCGCCGGCGAGGGCGCCAAGCCCAACGCCATCATGCAGCCATAA
- a CDS encoding glycosyltransferase family 4 protein has protein sequence MPDAPLPRVLLLAGRLEVRARSAYTLRLARGLPGEGYEPLIVCADASRLSSSVRDAMDVRVYKELDRPAWGLVVRAGLLRDLREEPPDVVHVQSPEMLGCGTYLAKRLGVPVVVTFPAAPYGIDRFTRTDPIVRRAIAISKSVAADLLGVSRFPADRLRIIHSGVDVDEQPTHVLPPGRVPVVGSAGPLEAPKGLPYFLGAAARVKRRFPECRFLLSGAGPEEENLRRVARELGLENAVTFAPNLLDFSAGLAATDIFCLPSLSQGLGATMLEAMARGRPVVASGVGGVDSVIEDGVTGLIVPPARGAAMAERICELLADPELARRIGAAGREVVLERFGVAQMVAETAALYGEALAEWSDLAGKAVPAA, from the coding sequence GTGCCCGACGCCCCCCTGCCGCGCGTGCTGCTGCTGGCCGGCCGCTTGGAAGTCCGGGCGCGCAGCGCCTACACCCTCCGACTGGCCCGCGGCCTGCCGGGGGAGGGCTACGAGCCGCTGATCGTTTGCGCCGACGCCTCCCGCCTGTCTTCGTCGGTGCGGGACGCCATGGACGTGCGGGTCTATAAGGAACTGGACCGCCCGGCCTGGGGACTGGTCGTGCGGGCCGGGTTGCTCCGCGACCTGCGGGAGGAGCCGCCGGACGTGGTGCACGTCCAAAGCCCGGAGATGCTCGGCTGTGGGACCTACCTCGCCAAGCGGCTGGGCGTGCCGGTGGTCGTCACGTTCCCCGCGGCGCCGTACGGCATCGACCGATTCACCCGCACGGACCCGATCGTGCGGCGGGCGATCGCGATCTCCAAGAGCGTCGCCGCGGACCTGCTCGGCGTGAGCCGCTTCCCGGCGGACCGCCTGCGGATCATCCACAGCGGCGTGGACGTTGACGAGCAGCCCACCCACGTGCTGCCGCCCGGCCGGGTGCCGGTCGTCGGCTCGGCGGGTCCGCTGGAGGCGCCGAAGGGGCTGCCCTACTTCCTCGGGGCGGCGGCCCGGGTGAAACGGCGGTTCCCGGAGTGCCGGTTCCTCCTCTCCGGCGCCGGCCCGGAGGAGGAGAATCTTCGCCGCGTCGCCCGGGAACTGGGCTTGGAGAACGCGGTCACCTTCGCCCCGAACCTGCTCGATTTCTCCGCGGGCTTGGCGGCGACGGACATCTTCTGTCTGCCCAGCCTGTCGCAGGGATTGGGGGCCACGATGCTGGAGGCGATGGCCCGCGGCCGGCCGGTGGTGGCCAGCGGCGTCGGCGGGGTCGACAGCGTGATCGAGGACGGCGTGACCGGCCTGATCGTCCCGCCGGCCCGGGGGGCGGCGATGGCCGAGAGGATCTGCGAACTGCTGGCCGACCCGGAACTTGCCCGCCGCATCGGCGCCGCGGGCCGGGAGGTGGTGCTCGAACGCTTCGGCGTCGCCCAGATGGTCGCCGAAACGGCCGCCCTCTACGGCGAGGCCCTCGCGGAGTGGAGCGACCTCGCCGGCAAAGCCGTCCCCGCCGCCTGA
- a CDS encoding molybdopterin-binding protein, with amino-acid sequence MHAEIFALGSELTTGAKLDTNSQWLSVELAALGIETRFHHTVADDLPAMLDELRAAAFRSELAILTGGLGPTADDLTRDALAQLAGVPLEEDAASLAHVLACYRRFGRPMPPKNRVQALVPAGAEVVPNPRGTAPGLWMTLPPGAGPDAPGGPGGCTLVALPGVPAEMKPMFRESVAPRLPRGTNLIRVARVNLFGAGESSVEERLGDLTARGRVPEVGITAHEATITLRIVARGTDETEIERQFAEVRRLAAERVGDLIFGEEDDTLAGRLLATLRARGETLAVAEVGTGGRLADWLSEEDDPAAPAFLGGVTENRDDYCLGEPVAPGDAAERVRRQWGATYALFTPTLSAEGDGPGLTLATPDGPVREPYRRVGDSTIARSRLGKAALDLLRRHLVGLAT; translated from the coding sequence ATGCACGCGGAGATCTTCGCCCTCGGTTCGGAACTGACGACCGGCGCCAAGCTGGACACGAACAGCCAATGGCTGAGCGTGGAGCTGGCGGCGCTGGGGATCGAGACCCGCTTCCACCACACCGTCGCCGACGACCTGCCGGCGATGTTGGACGAGCTGCGGGCCGCCGCCTTTCGCAGCGAACTGGCGATCCTCACCGGCGGGCTCGGCCCGACCGCGGACGACCTCACCCGCGACGCTCTCGCCCAACTGGCCGGCGTGCCGCTGGAGGAGGACGCCGCCAGCCTCGCCCACGTGCTGGCCTGCTACCGCCGATTCGGACGGCCGATGCCCCCGAAGAACCGCGTGCAGGCGCTCGTCCCCGCCGGGGCCGAGGTCGTGCCCAATCCCCGCGGCACCGCGCCCGGCCTGTGGATGACGCTGCCGCCCGGCGCCGGCCCGGACGCCCCCGGCGGACCGGGCGGCTGCACGCTGGTCGCCCTGCCCGGGGTGCCGGCGGAGATGAAGCCGATGTTCCGCGAATCCGTCGCCCCACGGCTGCCGCGGGGGACGAATCTGATCCGCGTCGCCCGGGTGAACCTGTTCGGGGCGGGGGAGAGCTCCGTGGAGGAGCGGCTGGGCGACCTCACCGCCCGCGGGCGCGTGCCGGAGGTCGGCATCACCGCCCACGAGGCGACGATCACCCTCCGCATCGTTGCTCGGGGGACGGACGAGACGGAGATCGAACGCCAATTCGCCGAGGTGCGCCGCCTCGCCGCGGAGCGGGTCGGCGATCTGATCTTCGGCGAGGAGGACGACACCCTCGCCGGCCGCCTGCTGGCGACCTTGCGGGCCCGCGGCGAAACGCTGGCCGTCGCCGAGGTCGGCACCGGCGGGCGGTTAGCGGACTGGCTCTCCGAGGAGGACGACCCCGCCGCGCCCGCGTTCCTCGGAGGCGTCACGGAGAACCGCGACGACTACTGCCTGGGCGAACCCGTCGCCCCCGGCGACGCCGCAGAGCGGGTGCGGCGGCAGTGGGGGGCAACCTACGCCCTGTTCACGCCCACCCTCTCGGCTGAGGGCGACGGCCCTGGCCTGACGCTGGCCACGCCAGACGGCCCGGTGCGGGAGCCGTATCGCCGCGTCGGCGACTCCACGATCGCCCGCAGTCGGCTGGGGAAGGCCGCGCTCGACCTGCTCCGCCGGCATCTCGTTGGACTTGCAACCTGA
- a CDS encoding DUF1328 family protein: MLKIALILFVVAIVAALLGLGGIADFALWVAGVIAVVAVVLLIIHALTGRTPTV; encoded by the coding sequence ATGCTCAAGATCGCCCTCATCCTGTTCGTCGTGGCCATCGTCGCCGCCCTGCTCGGCCTCGGAGGGATCGCCGACTTCGCCCTCTGGGTCGCGGGAGTCATCGCGGTCGTCGCCGTGGTGCTGCTGATCATCCACGCCCTGACCGGCCGCACCCCCACGGTCTAA
- a CDS encoding vWA domain-containing protein, with translation MLPFVRPALLLLALPVGWAWQRFGRTGDWRTDGLRGALAALLIAAAAGPVADLSGEGTDVVLLLDRSRSMPADDAALAELVRNVDAARGPGDRLGVVTFGGRPAAERPLSAAAATGEFLYPIDADGTDLNAALHLALDLTDPRRPARLLTLSDGEANGPDPRDAARRARAAGTPIDVRPFPAVRSGDAAITALTLPASAAPGEPIAVGVEFVSLVAARGRVSLARREPGGPATALASREVDLPAGRGRVRFRDLAPADGFHLYTATLEVPGDPRSENDRGEAGLRIDAPRRVLLLREPAAGGGADGATGGGRIGRALAAAGIEVDVAAPGERPLTQDSLDPYGAVILDDVPASSLGRRKMTALVRFVEDLGGGLLTTGGRNGYALGGYFESPLDPALPVSMDLREDAQKERSAIVVALDRSGSMAVPVGDAGGGGRTKMDLANEGAAAAVAVLSRGDRAAVLAVDTAAEAIVPLTEIDAGAGRVAAAARGIVSSGGGIYVDAALDAAADQLDQAPDAATKHVIVFADAADAESPTNYVRPLERLRQMGATVSVIGLGSRLDSDAPLLEAVAAAGGGNVLFTDDPRELPRLFAQDALAVVTDTFVTAETPAGIPGEFAPGVALVGELGAGAFPGVGGYNLTELRDDASLTVRTRDQYAAPLAAAWYRGLGRVASLTFPLHAADDGGAPGPVGDWVGLNDFLLTHVRWLMSGGDGGGAYLTAEREGRTAAVTVELDPERADDDAGDELELLVVPPADDPDAGPPATPFPVDLRWDGPATLSGRFELELVGTYRTLLRRPGGLVTRGPPVSLPYSPEFLPRDDRPPGAATLEEIAALSGGVRRADVATVFNDPPPRPAPTALWPWFAAAGVGLLLWEIAGRRWQWALPWKAANEVVATPRTRERRAVAAPVRPEGSTGPPAPAVRQGPKANADDVFGAAKANAGRRL, from the coding sequence GTGCTCCCCTTCGTCCGCCCCGCCCTGTTGCTGTTGGCCCTGCCGGTCGGGTGGGCGTGGCAACGGTTCGGCCGCACCGGCGACTGGCGGACGGACGGCCTGCGGGGGGCGTTGGCGGCACTGCTGATCGCTGCGGCGGCCGGGCCGGTGGCGGATCTGTCCGGCGAGGGGACGGACGTGGTGCTCCTGCTGGACCGCAGCCGGTCGATGCCCGCCGACGACGCCGCGCTGGCCGAACTGGTGCGAAACGTGGACGCTGCCCGCGGCCCCGGCGATCGACTGGGGGTGGTGACGTTCGGCGGCCGGCCGGCGGCGGAGCGGCCGCTGTCCGCGGCGGCCGCGACGGGGGAGTTCCTGTACCCGATCGACGCCGACGGCACGGACCTCAACGCCGCCCTGCACCTCGCCCTCGATCTGACCGACCCCCGCCGGCCGGCCCGGTTGCTGACGCTGTCAGACGGCGAGGCGAACGGCCCGGATCCCCGCGATGCGGCCCGCCGGGCTCGGGCCGCGGGCACGCCGATCGACGTGCGGCCGTTCCCCGCGGTCCGCTCCGGCGACGCGGCGATCACCGCCCTCACCCTGCCCGCCTCCGCCGCCCCGGGAGAGCCGATCGCGGTGGGAGTGGAGTTCGTCAGCCTCGTCGCCGCCCGCGGCCGAGTGTCGCTCGCCCGGCGGGAACCGGGGGGGCCGGCGACCGCGCTCGCCTCCCGGGAGGTGGACCTCCCCGCGGGCCGGGGGCGGGTGCGGTTCCGCGATCTGGCGCCCGCCGACGGCTTCCACCTGTACACGGCGACGCTGGAGGTCCCGGGCGACCCCCGCTCGGAGAACGACCGGGGCGAAGCCGGCCTGCGGATCGACGCCCCCCGCCGAGTCCTGCTGCTCCGCGAACCGGCCGCGGGCGGCGGGGCGGACGGCGCGACGGGCGGCGGACGGATTGGCCGGGCACTCGCCGCGGCGGGGATCGAGGTCGACGTGGCGGCGCCGGGGGAGCGGCCGCTCACGCAGGATTCGCTGGACCCGTACGGGGCGGTGATCCTCGACGACGTGCCGGCCTCCTCGCTGGGCCGGCGGAAGATGACGGCGCTGGTGCGGTTCGTCGAAGATCTCGGCGGCGGGCTGCTGACGACCGGCGGCCGGAACGGCTACGCGCTCGGCGGGTACTTTGAGAGCCCGCTCGACCCGGCGTTGCCCGTCTCCATGGACCTGCGGGAGGACGCCCAGAAGGAGCGGTCGGCGATCGTGGTCGCCCTTGACCGCAGCGGCAGCATGGCCGTTCCCGTCGGCGACGCCGGCGGCGGCGGGCGGACGAAGATGGACCTGGCGAACGAAGGCGCCGCAGCAGCGGTCGCGGTGCTGTCCCGCGGCGACCGGGCCGCGGTGCTGGCCGTGGACACCGCCGCCGAGGCAATCGTGCCGCTGACGGAGATCGACGCCGGCGCCGGCCGGGTCGCGGCGGCGGCCCGGGGGATCGTCTCCTCCGGCGGGGGGATCTACGTGGACGCCGCCCTCGACGCCGCGGCGGATCAACTGGATCAGGCCCCCGACGCGGCAACCAAGCACGTCATCGTCTTCGCCGACGCCGCGGATGCAGAGAGCCCTACGAACTACGTTCGCCCGCTTGAACGGCTGCGGCAGATGGGGGCGACCGTCAGCGTGATCGGCCTCGGCTCTCGGCTGGATTCGGACGCCCCGCTGTTGGAGGCGGTCGCCGCGGCCGGCGGGGGGAACGTGCTGTTCACGGACGACCCCCGCGAACTCCCCCGGCTGTTCGCCCAAGACGCACTGGCGGTCGTCACGGACACCTTCGTCACCGCGGAGACGCCCGCCGGCATCCCGGGCGAGTTCGCCCCCGGCGTCGCCCTGGTGGGGGAACTGGGCGCCGGGGCATTCCCCGGCGTGGGCGGCTACAACCTCACCGAACTGCGGGACGACGCCTCGCTGACCGTCCGCACCCGCGACCAGTACGCGGCACCGCTCGCCGCGGCGTGGTATCGCGGGCTGGGACGAGTCGCGTCGCTGACGTTTCCCCTTCATGCCGCGGACGACGGCGGGGCGCCGGGGCCGGTCGGCGACTGGGTCGGGCTGAACGACTTTCTCCTCACGCACGTTCGCTGGCTTATGTCCGGCGGGGACGGCGGGGGGGCGTATCTGACGGCGGAGCGAGAGGGGCGGACCGCCGCCGTCACGGTGGAACTCGATCCTGAGCGTGCCGATGACGACGCCGGCGACGAACTGGAGCTGCTGGTCGTCCCCCCCGCGGACGACCCCGACGCCGGTCCCCCCGCGACGCCGTTCCCCGTCGACCTACGCTGGGACGGCCCGGCGACGCTGAGCGGCCGGTTCGAACTGGAACTCGTCGGCACCTACCGGACGCTGCTGCGTCGCCCGGGCGGCTTGGTCACGCGGGGGCCGCCGGTCAGTTTGCCCTATTCGCCGGAGTTCCTGCCGCGGGACGACCGGCCGCCGGGCGCCGCGACGCTGGAAGAGATCGCCGCCCTCTCCGGCGGCGTGCGACGGGCCGACGTGGCGACCGTATTCAACGATCCTCCGCCCCGCCCGGCGCCCACGGCCCTATGGCCATGGTTCGCGGCGGCGGGCGTCGGCCTGCTGCTCTGGGAGATCGCCGGCCGCCGCTGGCAGTGGGCACTCCCGTGGAAAGCGGCAAACGAAGTGGTTGCGACCCCGCGAACGCGGGAGCGTCGGGCGGTTGCAGCCCCGGTTCGGCCGGAGGGCTCAACCGGGCCGCCCGCTCCCGCCGTTCGGCAGGGGCCGAAGGCGAACGCGGACGACGTGTTCGGGGCGGCGAAAGCGAACGCGGGGCGCCGGCTGTAA